gtgggtgtcgatcgacactcatgtggtGTCAAATCGATTATGGTTTGATCaaatcgatttaattatcgatttgaacTGGTTTGGTTCAGAGAAAACCATTGAAACCGAACTATTTAGGTGTTTTGTCGCAGAAGAGGGTTTTGGCAAGTGGTGTTTGTCGCCGTTctcttgtttttgagagaaaagagagaaaaaccttgttcttgagattttggtgattttttgagaagattgttggctgttcttgggagatttgaggctaAGGGGGAgatagaagcttgctaggagggttggattcgttgctattggtctgaatcttcgtgcaaagaggtgagtgcatgactctggctaatctaagcccttaatttcattgttcttgcttgtttgttgttgtttttgtgtgttttcttgctggagATTGGATTATATAGGTTCCTAATGATGTTTCTggcatgggttttgagtattggatgatTTGGAGGAAATTGGGAAGccagattcgactctcggcttcgtgcggatcgcagttgcaggtggagtgtcgatcgacaccacttggtgtcggtcgacaccagaaaaaatgggcatcgatcgacactgtggggtattgtcggtcgacaccaatgccagtgttggtcgacactaggctggtgtcggtcaacactaagctggtgtcggtcgacacctccttTCCAGTGTGACgatgttcgttttcctggtttgtgtgttttgtttgttgattgtttggaacattggagtcattgttgcttgtgtgtatataccagtagatgggaggattgcctcactgagtatttatcaaatactcatgcatctcaatttgtgtttgtggtgcaggtaaaggcaaagtgtgatcgtggaatcaaggcaatgaagaggaagatgttgtagggactcgattggatgttgtcttgGATGTTGTCTcgcgttgctaggttgctagaggttgtctttagaacttgctaggttgccggttccttgttttcctgttgtttgacattgaaatggttaggattggatattgcttattctatattggattattattggttatttaattggtattgttattccactgttgttttgtgattgtggttaggtggctagtgggtatgggaatACTAGTcgtagttaattattattattattattattattattattattattattattattattattattattattattattattattaaaaaaaaacgggtcagatCGTTTCAAGAACCTTGGttcaccttcctcccttgggaagacaaccttgcgtccaacctcctcgaCCTTCCTCTCTTGGGTAGAAAACGTTATGTTCAACTTTCtctaccatagagagaacctcgggtCTGTGCTCCTCCTGTATGGAGAgaatatgttcacgtctttttgctatctcaaaatggcttgctccgacaaccaatgaaagtaaaaacgtttttctaacgtcacaaatttttttgatagtaactaatgttaaatttcttaatgtattcgtggaattgtctttgacacaccattaTGTAGCATCTTTCTCTATAACGCCTTAACCGCcgccttgcttagtgagcccatgtccactctcaatCCATGGTCTCACCTTtctaagtgggccctacatctattcatGGCTtgtggacccacccatattccatggccggtttgttacgtctgggaggttttaaaaacttgtttaccgaccttataaatcaacaaatgatattttcctgttttTTGTCCTCACtagcacagttccgacaatcacttccaggaaggtcacctATTACGAAGTTCTCTCATgacctttgacaaaaaaataagtatattttggtgacgtatgtgaccaaatcaattcttttaaacttttccaCAAACCAGGGTGTTAGAGTCTTTGAgttcctatggatctatcaacaacgatttatttttttccaatctatctatctatgtttgttgtacgcttgtgtttgattagcctattttatccattcaTTAAATTGATGAGATTCTACTAGTTATCTTCCTTTGAGATTGAAttaataatggtaacaattatgtttgcaaaaaaaaaaaagggattctgaccaaccaatcaaggttgaaaaattagaagaaaattaattggcataattaaagaaacaatcaaaaattataagcatggtaatatatgaatcccaaatatttcaaagataaaaatataaattaaataaaacaatctaaaagtactacaagaaattttaaaatacagtagtagaaaaagaagacgcatatattaacctttttgggtcaacatattaattcTTATCTATTCCTAACTGAAAAAAGAgtaagtaggagaaaattttggtttaaaaaaataagaaaaaatttaccttctcattaattttttccttcaattaaaaaaagttgaaaactttgtttttgaataaattatttaaatatgagaattaataaattatttctgaaatttagaattaataattaactgtatattttcttttcccgttttctatttttttgtagaattaataacttaaaattaaaaataagtaaataaatatagtttcgaattttatgaaatatatatatatataatctccttataagtATATAGAAAAActttgtatctttttttataaataatatttttttttgtaatcaaattctttctattaattattaacttttacatatgtcaaaatcttgatagcttgacacatgtcaaaattttgttaatggctaactttcaaaacctaactttatataataagataccaGAGTCTCATAAATTTACTTAAAGTATATTTAATTATGTGTATTAAATATGTCTGTTGTaactaaatacaaaattttaatagataatGTTTTTAACCttagtaatttattatatatatatatatatatccaaagtCTTGAATAATGTGATAatgttaaaatgaaaataaatgattaaatagAATTTATCAGTACTATATATAAGGagacttttctatatataagcaaaccatttatgtatattattttatatacctCTATATATTAGTAAACAAAATTCTCTtgctatttattttatattttattttaatttttgattaatttctaTCTTATCATggatatccatatatataatattaattaattaaaatatcaaaaaaatgtatagaaaTAATTTGTGGTGATCCTTAAACCTTACCTAcaattcttataaatttttgaaatactATGCCGGCCATTAATAACTATCACACAGTTAGtagatacaaaaacaaaataaattcctataaaatcaaattcatcatttataaaattaaatatcaaatctACTATTTTAcgaaatgaagaagaaggaaaaaaaaatgaaattaaagaaaatgacATATCAAAAACTAGTAGATATGATTCCTAATTTAAGCAAtccaaaaaagttttaaaataaaatggagCGTGTTATCACGCACCTTCACATACCCTTAAAACACGACTAGAAGGAGAgtcaaattgaaaaaattaccaaattgtGTTGTGACcttgaaataaaaattattcaactttTCTAAAACTTTGACATTCTCTCCTTCCTTCTTcgaacatttttaaaaagagagagagagagagagagagagagagagactttgtaAAACCCAGACGATGATCATCATGATGAACAACATGTCCTTGTGTTCTCTTTGTTAAAATCATTCTCTTtctcgttcttttttttttttcttccttagaATCCATAATCCTCTGTTTTGGTCTCTGTTCTGGGATCTCTGTTTTTGGAGATTGATCTCAAATccagagaagagaaaaaagttttaatttttatttcagatttatctcgaaatctttttgcttttttgtttccagCTATTATTTTCACAAATCTCGACATAACTCATCTCGATTTCACAAAATCCTTGTCTCCAAATCCAACTTTTTATTCCccaaatccattttttttgtgcttttgattTTGAGATCAGTTATGGGTTGTGCGAGTTCCAAGCATCGTAGTAAGCGTTGTGTTCATTGCCAGCGAGGGTATTCTCCGGTAAACGTACCGAGAAGCCACTCTGTGCATCACCAACCACAAAACTCTGAAGATAGCAGCTGTCACATGGTGGCTCTAAGTTCCTCTAGCCTCGGATCTCTCAAGCTATGCGATTCTTCTTTTGGGCTTAATCACAAACACTTGGCAGACTTGAGCGATAAGCTTGTTTCCGATGAATCTGCGAAAACGGGTAATGGGTTTGGTTCAAATGTGGTCAGAGAGAAGTCTGATAAGGAGAAAATGAATTTGGAATTGCAGGCTAAGCTTATGGAGGCAAAGGTTTGGTCAAGTATGATGAATGAGAAGATCCCAAAGGTTGTGCCGAAGACACCGATTGAGACGCCTCCAGGGGAGCCTGAAACGATTAATACATGGGAAATGATGGATGGGCTTGAAGACAATCTTAGTCCTTTACGATCACCAAATCATGTGAGGAGCTTTTCGTTTAATGTTTCACGTAATGGTGGTGATTGCGAACATGCTAAGTCGAATGGTAATGGTGAGACGCTTTGGCTTCAAATGGAGGAAGCAGAAGGGTTTGAAGATTTTGATCCTGAGATCATTTCTTCGTTTAGGAAATCGCTTCAAGAACTTCCTTCTGATCATCCGTTTCACATTTCGGTTCACGATTTCAGATTGAATCCAAGTTTTAGTTTCTCTGTTGATGAAAAGGAGGAGTCTTTGGATGAAACAAGAGAATGTGTTGTTGCTAAAGAGAAAGTGACACTTTACTTCACAAGTCTTAGAGGTATAAGGAAGACATATGAGGAAAGCTGCGATGTCCGGGTTATACTAAAAAGTCTTGGGATTAGAGTGGATGAGCGAGATGTATCGATGCATTCGGGTTTCAAGGAGGAGTTGAAGGAGCTGCTAGGGGATAAGTTCAACAATGGCGTTGGGATCACATTGCCTAGAGTTTTCTTGGGGAGGAAGTATCTTGGTGGAGCAGAGGAGATTCGAAAGTTGAATGAAGATGGGAAGTTGGAGAAGCTTCTTGAAGGCTGCGAGAGGGTGGAAGAAAACCAAAATGGTAATGGTCAAGAATGCGAGGCTTGTGGAGATGTAAGGTTTGTGCCGTGTGAGACATGTTCAGGGAGCTGCAAAGTGTACTATGAATATGAAGATGAAGAcaatgaggatgaagaagaggatgatgatgaaagtgtaaaggaagagagagagtatgGGTTTCAAACATGTCCTGATTGTAATGAGAATGGTCTTGTTAGATGTCCTGTTTGTTGTGATTAgtttacatacatacataaaaaaaaaaagggaaccttaaatttatgtttgttttacaaaatttgtgttttgagTGATTGAGAGTTTAATTTTCTTGCCTCTAAAGATTTTGTTGTACATAAAGAGGTTTTTGATTCAGAAAGTGTCAAATTTAAATTCAggatgtgttgttgttgtcgtcgtcTATTCTTTGACATTCTAGTCATGCTTTTACATCTATGTTTGACTCATATATTTAAAAGGTGAGTGTATTTGTCAGCTAACAAAATATGACCGGAGAAAAAGGAGAATTTGTCAAAATTCTAgagcttttctttttgtcgaTACGTCAGACTCTTCTTATATGATGTTCcctttttaattgttatataaaGCATAGTTGAGAGACATGGAGGAACAAAAAGTGTATTTGTTCAGGGTAAACCGCAATGTGAAGATTATATTTAAGTAAATGCAATTTTCTGATTCCACCTTGGAATTAAATTAAATGTACTGTACTAGtttataaaatacatttattgaatatatatttgatatgcgtcaaatatatactaatatatatttgatatgtattaacattttttaaatttccagaaatttttagaaaaaaaaagaaaattttaaatttatggaaataaaagaactatgcacaatatcccacatcggctagaaattttttatacaatggttcagaaccagtataaataagattaatatgtttccaacaacgaatgagcaggaaatcttgatttatcagCCGTtcaagtttaaaagtatattcggtttgatccggttttttatttgatcaaattaaaactttaaaaagtttcaaaaaaatatattacaatatttaaaatttttaaaagtttaaatattataaatactgaaacttttaaaagttcttagcttttacaaagtttttaaatattataagtttaaaattttaaactattataaatattgaaaatttttagaaGGTTCAAatctatcttattttttatttttatgagaaaagaaatgattttgttcttggagtttactgggttaacaagttgtgtggtactctaaaaaaaaatttcagtggaagaatgtgaagaagttgacgaggaagaagaacaaaaagagtataacgaagaaccaaacggtaaatgtaacgatgacaattaccacgacatttgacaaagaaaatgacaagaaaaacaatatgaaaaataagaaaacattgaataaaaaacacgtaaacataggtggtagcgatcatgatgataaaaatttttCGTTTTCCTGGTGGTCCAAGATATGGTTTATGATATGTGAGATCATTATTTTGATTCGTCTCGCCtggatgtcgagttaaattcatgatttttttatcagatttgattttatgatacaattgatttttctattttataaaattgtgtatctgaaaagTTGACTGCTTCATTTATAGATATGCAAAACTCTTGTGTTctattgaatatttattttaaacacattgactttttttatttatttaatatacatAGTTATTTAtgcatattgattttttttatttaatatacaaGGTAAGTAGGTGAGGTATGTGCTTCACACTCTGAACAGTGTGGACATTAGGTCCGAATGGTAACCGCGGATTTAGTTGTGCGGGACAAAAAATttgatagtgcggtacggttcaactgcggtacgtgcgggacaaatatatttgcgggacaagtgcggttattccaaaataagcggtacaaaataatgtttgatcggtgaaaaaaatttgtggtgcggatttcatattattttattaataactagtataattatctatttttatttttattaacaaataaatttttaatttctgaattttaaatACCATTATGAATTTTAATGAAGATGTACAATAGATTTTGtccaatagaaaaaagaaagagaaaaatgttttaaaaaaaagtgagagaataattatatttataacatGTTGAGGGTGAGAATATTATTCTTATAacatgtttttaacaaaaattagtaCGCCATAATATCACATATTTTCAATGTTtatctaatactaaaataaaataaaatacagtattattgttatattgtttgataggatagaagaaatattagctagataaaaatatatttgtggaagaaataataatacatcTATAATAcactatattttaattattaaaaaaagaactgTTGCGTATTTGATCGGACCGCTGgttaaaaacaaattcattcTAAAAAAGCGGTCTAAAGCCATTTTCTACTTACAAAACCGCAGTATGTCACTTTTTGCTTTCGGTACAAAACTacaaatttattaaacaaaattgttgaTTGGTGTTCATGtgcgtttttcaaaaaaaaaaatgaattccGCAAAAGATAAGTCTCCAATCACAGCCATTATTTAAAAATGAGtagttaaaagaaaattgagCTTTGGATTTTGGTGTTGATGGTAACTAAAAATGGGGTGCCGTCCTAGACTGAGCATAAATTATCGTTTATACAGAGTGAAAtctttacaaacaaaaaatattgtcGATCACTAGAAGGTCATTCCAGATACTATTCATCCCCGAGAGAGTTTATAACTTCTCTCTATGCACTATCCAGGATTtcaaataataatcaaattaaatgatCACCAAACACTAGACGTGGGTAACATATTTAGTTTGAATTATACCAGAGATACATCAAGGAATTCTCCGATGGAGCCCATGTGTTATGACGCGCCAGAGTTTACATATCCGCGAACTCGGCAATACAGTCATGTCGAGCAGTTTGCTGCACAACTAAACCCGGCTAAGCAAAGGGGAGGTCAAAGAGGTCAGAAAGGAAACAATGGAGAGCAGAGAGTGTTTGAGACTGAAACAacccgttttttatttttaaataataaatacaagatataattaagcatcccatactacttaactaaaccaaacaaaccacaactcatcattaaaccagtAACAAACATTATGCACATCGGAAACATACTAATAATACCAAACCaatatatcattaatataatatcaTTCCTagccattctatccaacaacctaacatgactctaaccaaggttccaacaacataaccatacataaccaacatcacacaaacgagaccctagatcatcctcctcctcatcgccttgattccaggttcacactttgcctttacttgcaccgcaaacacaaattgagatgcatgagtatttaataaacacttagtgaggcaatcctcccatctactgggctatacacacaagcaactgagattccaatgtttaacaaacaacaaacaaactcagcaaaccaggaaatcacgaatcagacaagttggtgtcgaccgacaccaacatggtgttgatcgacactggcccaaacatggtgtcgaccgacaccaactccGCAGAcgcgttctgctcgaagccgatccTCGTATCTCCGTTTTTAACCACCTCCAAT
The Camelina sativa cultivar DH55 chromosome 6, Cs, whole genome shotgun sequence genome window above contains:
- the LOC104790522 gene encoding uncharacterized protein At3g28850-like codes for the protein MGCASSKHRSKRCVHCQRGYSPVNVPRSHSVHHQPQNSEDSSCHMVALSSSSLGSLKLCDSSFGLNHKHLADLSDKLVSDESAKTGNGFGSNVVREKSDKEKMNLELQAKLMEAKVWSSMMNEKIPKVVPKTPIETPPGEPETINTWEMMDGLEDNLSPLRSPNHVRSFSFNVSRNGGDCEHAKSNGNGETLWLQMEEAEGFEDFDPEIISSFRKSLQELPSDHPFHISVHDFRLNPSFSFSVDEKEESLDETRECVVAKEKVTLYFTSLRGIRKTYEESCDVRVILKSLGIRVDERDVSMHSGFKEELKELLGDKFNNGVGITLPRVFLGRKYLGGAEEIRKLNEDGKLEKLLEGCERVEENQNGNGQECEACGDVRFVPCETCSGSCKVYYEYEDEDNEDEEEDDDESVKEEREYGFQTCPDCNENGLVRCPVCCD